A region from the Mycoplasmopsis bovigenitalium genome encodes:
- a CDS encoding ABC transporter permease has translation MNTKFKSSLGFNKQLLLLLPYVFIAIFLIVLPMILIVVQAFTPRENFDTALLIKQFNTWVIIGRSLRIGVISSILCLLIGFPYAYFVATTKSKILQVYAMSLILSPMVIFTIAKIYAIRGFFLSIFDEDVLNSEWFMILALTYLNLPYMIMPLYSVFKDMPKNIIEASSDLGYNRFQTLFKVVIPYSFKAILSGLSLIFLASATTFVISDKLLPNPAQLQTVGSLINQYSDPSNAYELSTGSVLVLVVSAIFIGCYAMINFVPRLIIRLAATKSRKGVKNE, from the coding sequence ATGAATACTAAATTTAAAAGTTCATTAGGATTTAACAAACAACTTTTATTACTTTTACCATATGTGTTTATTGCAATCTTTTTGATTGTTCTTCCAATGATTTTAATTGTTGTTCAGGCTTTTACACCTCGCGAAAATTTTGACACAGCATTATTAATCAAACAATTTAATACTTGAGTAATTATTGGCAGAAGTTTAAGAATTGGTGTAATTTCATCAATATTGTGTTTATTAATTGGTTTTCCATATGCATATTTTGTTGCAACAACAAAAAGCAAAATATTACAAGTTTATGCAATGAGTCTTATTCTTTCACCAATGGTTATTTTCACAATTGCTAAAATTTATGCAATTAGAGGATTTTTCCTAAGCATTTTTGACGAAGACGTCTTAAATTCAGAATGATTCATGATTTTAGCGCTAACATACCTTAACTTACCATACATGATAATGCCGCTTTATTCTGTTTTTAAAGATATGCCTAAAAACATCATTGAGGCTAGTTCAGATTTAGGTTACAACAGATTTCAAACTTTATTTAAAGTTGTTATTCCATACAGTTTTAAAGCGATTTTATCAGGCTTAAGTTTAATCTTTTTAGCATCAGCAACCACCTTTGTTATTAGTGATAAATTATTGCCAAACCCAGCCCAACTGCAAACAGTTGGTTCGCTAATTAACCAATACTCTGACCCATCAAATGCTTATGAACTTTCAACTGGTTCAGTGCTTGTTTTAGTAGTCAGTGCAATATTCATTGGTTGCTATGCAATGATTAATTTTGTACCACGTTTAATAATTAGACTAGCAGCTACAAAATCAAGAAAAGGGGTAAAAAATGAATAA
- a CDS encoding ABC transporter permease, translated as MNKFTTFLRKSYIYLILALTYIPLFFAAVFSFSKPSKKGYLSTSWNGFTTEAWSEFFTEGRDIALINSIIIAFFTSILVVFISLITVFALWRQKNKKYELVTKAVNNIPIINPDNITAIGLVLVFTLFFGVLSVVNEGIIRGIVAHTVMALPYGISLMYPRSEKFERSLYEASQDLGYSKVQSWFKTYFVYMIPTIVFAGLVATFLSFDDFIILKTTTNTSTLGTKLYEGNIKPWGLVVGTAILFATFIGNAIYIGYKAKMTKTKKVLGGTNAN; from the coding sequence ATGAATAAATTTACAACTTTTTTAAGAAAATCATACATTTATTTAATTCTTGCACTAACATACATTCCATTATTTTTTGCGGCTGTATTTAGTTTTAGTAAACCAAGTAAAAAAGGATATTTATCAACCTCTTGAAACGGGTTTACAACTGAAGCATGAAGCGAATTTTTCACAGAAGGAAGAGATATTGCTTTAATTAACTCAATTATTATTGCCTTTTTTACATCGATTTTAGTTGTCTTCATTTCACTAATTACAGTTTTTGCACTATGAAGACAAAAAAATAAAAAATACGAATTAGTAACAAAAGCAGTAAACAACATTCCAATTATTAACCCCGACAACATAACAGCCATTGGACTAGTTTTAGTGTTCACTTTATTCTTTGGTGTTCTTTCTGTGGTTAATGAAGGAATTATTCGAGGAATTGTTGCTCATACAGTTATGGCGCTTCCTTACGGAATTTCTTTAATGTATCCAAGAAGCGAAAAATTTGAGCGTTCGCTTTATGAAGCTAGTCAAGATTTGGGGTATTCAAAAGTTCAATCTTGATTTAAAACGTATTTTGTATACATGATTCCAACAATTGTTTTTGCTGGATTAGTTGCTACATTTTTATCATTTGACGACTTTATAATTTTAAAAACAACTACAAATACTTCAACACTAGGGACAAAACTTTACGAGGGTAATATTAAACCTTGAGGCCTTGTTGTTGGTACTGCAATTCTTTTTGCTACCTTTATTGGTAATGCGATTTACATTGGATATAAAGCAAAAATGACAAAAACTAAAAAAGTTTTAGGAGGCACAAATGCGAACTAA
- a CDS encoding endonuclease, whose translation MKKLLLPISSVAILSSLVSVSCSQSNSKMNEKAKLITLKAIAKEVRDDVNLVDFTSEKYIKINGSDINTEIRIKSINPEGDKIKVFYVVRDIHTNLISDIQSAILDMNYIQTKAKTEYKGKTLIYKKSDYYKPLNNLKGQELLNALIKLQAQKWSQHVQRGKEKGYSRYTELYDIYTKAFVDKYYEKDNTLLDIYSENPKGKDPYSFDFNNRHGKDLSGDEGKAVRGRKNQEGEMYNREHLVPQSWFAKDQDVRTDAHFVWPTDKYVNNARGNSSFGIAGKNAKVSLNGTKTSANVSEPIDEFKGDVARALMYFAITHNNKLVEGMLGNTYLAAFPFISKNYLDTYIDWNNKDVIDMFDIDRNNEIDKAYDNGLRNPFTDYPQLADLIWKNTNTPFVDYGILMGIE comes from the coding sequence ATGAAAAAACTTTTATTACCCATTTCATCTGTTGCAATTTTGAGTTCTTTAGTAAGTGTTTCATGTTCCCAATCCAATTCAAAAATGAATGAAAAAGCAAAATTAATAACTTTAAAAGCCATTGCAAAAGAAGTTAGAGATGATGTAAATTTAGTTGATTTTACAAGTGAAAAATACATAAAAATTAATGGTTCTGATATTAATACTGAAATTAGAATAAAAAGTATAAATCCTGAAGGCGACAAGATAAAAGTTTTTTATGTTGTAAGAGATATTCACACAAATTTAATAAGTGACATTCAAAGTGCAATTTTGGATATGAATTATATTCAAACAAAGGCAAAAACAGAATATAAAGGTAAAACATTAATTTACAAAAAAAGTGATTATTATAAGCCACTTAATAATTTGAAAGGACAAGAATTATTAAATGCTTTAATTAAATTACAAGCTCAAAAATGAAGCCAACATGTTCAAAGGGGAAAAGAAAAAGGTTATTCTAGATACACTGAACTTTATGATATTTATACAAAAGCATTCGTTGATAAATATTATGAAAAAGACAATACTCTTTTAGATATTTACTCTGAAAATCCTAAAGGAAAAGATCCATATTCATTTGATTTTAACAATAGACATGGCAAAGATTTATCAGGCGATGAGGGCAAAGCTGTTAGAGGGAGAAAAAATCAAGAAGGTGAAATGTATAATAGAGAACATCTTGTGCCTCAATCATGATTTGCAAAAGATCAAGATGTTCGCACAGATGCCCACTTTGTTTGGCCAACAGATAAATATGTAAATAATGCGCGCGGAAATAGTTCATTTGGAATTGCAGGTAAAAATGCTAAAGTTTCTCTAAATGGAACAAAAACTAGTGCAAATGTATCTGAACCTATCGACGAATTTAAAGGTGATGTTGCCAGAGCGTTAATGTATTTTGCAATTACTCACAATAATAAACTAGTTGAAGGTATGCTTGGAAACACATATTTAGCAGCATTTCCATTCATATCTAAGAATTATTTAGATACCTACATTGATTGAAATAATAAAGATGTTATTGATATGTTTGATATTGATAGAAATAATGAAATCGACAAAGCATATGATAATGGTCTTAGAAACCCATTTACAGATTATCCTCAGCTTGCTGACTTAATTTGAAAAAACACTAACACACCATTTGTTGATTATGGCATACTTATGGGTATTGAATAA
- a CDS encoding M42 family metallopeptidase, producing the protein MNNFKEISDRLKQYMEIEAMSRYEEPVAQALKNNIKSDNLEFSRDGFGSLIITNKQSDPNAPVIMIAVHMDEVGYFVRNIEDNGNLLVAPVGGIWPVTVIGTKCKIVTNKDNKEILGIFGHTSIHILEDEKVKKAPTNKELYVDAGFKTRQEAIDFGIEAGDRVYMSGESFDMPNNLVAGKAMDNRAGVTVIDFLANNIKDLNLPNKTYIVGTVQEEVGLRGAKTASSIIDADVAIAIDTCASHDTTGAIKGGTKLGDGVALLVKDGGLLTNPKFTEMLMSLARKHNIPAYKYISEGGGNDATALQYGKGGVPAITFSLPQRYLHSPIGVCSLVDIKAAIDLATEFVKFFNAEKAKELKHN; encoded by the coding sequence ATGAATAATTTTAAAGAAATTTCAGACCGTTTAAAACAATACATGGAAATTGAGGCAATGAGTAGATATGAAGAACCAGTTGCTCAAGCTTTAAAGAACAATATTAAGTCAGATAACTTAGAATTTAGTCGTGATGGATTTGGTTCTTTAATCATTACAAACAAACAATCTGACCCTAATGCTCCAGTTATTATGATTGCTGTGCACATGGATGAAGTTGGATATTTTGTAAGAAATATTGAAGATAATGGTAACTTGCTTGTTGCGCCAGTTGGTGGAATTTGACCAGTTACAGTTATTGGCACCAAATGTAAAATTGTCACAAATAAAGACAACAAAGAAATTTTAGGAATTTTTGGCCACACTTCAATTCATATTTTAGAAGATGAAAAAGTTAAAAAAGCTCCAACAAATAAAGAACTTTATGTTGATGCAGGTTTTAAAACTAGACAAGAAGCAATTGACTTTGGCATTGAAGCAGGTGATAGAGTTTACATGTCTGGCGAATCATTTGATATGCCAAACAATCTAGTTGCGGGTAAAGCAATGGATAATAGAGCAGGCGTAACTGTTATTGACTTTTTAGCAAACAATATTAAAGATTTAAATTTACCAAATAAAACATATATTGTTGGAACAGTTCAAGAAGAAGTTGGATTAAGAGGTGCAAAAACAGCTAGTTCAATAATTGATGCTGATGTTGCAATTGCAATTGATACTTGTGCTAGTCACGACACAACTGGAGCTATAAAAGGTGGCACAAAACTTGGTGATGGTGTTGCATTGCTTGTTAAAGATGGTGGTTTGTTAACTAACCCTAAATTTACAGAAATGTTAATGTCATTAGCACGCAAACACAATATCCCCGCCTATAAATATATTTCAGAAGGTGGTGGAAATGACGCAACAGCCCTACAATATGGTAAAGGTGGAGTTCCTGCAATAACATTTTCATTACCACAAAGATATCTACACTCACCAATTGGTGTTTGTTCACTAGTTGATATTAAAGCCGCTATTGATTTAGCAACCGAATTTGTTAAATTCTTTAATGCTGAAAAAGCAAAAGAATTAAAACACAATTAA
- the mgtA gene encoding magnesium-translocating P-type ATPase produces the protein MAKKVKQNNTNEAVKQRIINAANSSSISLYKEYNSSSKGLQNDEIIAENKELYGSNKLDKKSANTLWRKIVSSFFNPFSIILIVLSIISMITDIILPLRGGKNAEPATMVIILSMVIISGTLHLVEEVRSSSSSEKLIKMISTTARVKRGGIFYEIPLEEIVVGDIVTLAAGDIIPADLRILSAKDLFVSQSSLTGESHSIEKLANLVPKYEYENLVDYHNLAFMGSNVISGSATAIVVATGNQTYIGQVVQKINAKPIKTDFEKGVSSISKLLIRIMMIIVPIVFLIIGIKGQISGNNKWLEAFLFAISVVVGLTPEMLPMIITSTLAKGAVIMSKKKTIIKSLNSIQNFGAMDVFCTDKTGTLTLDEIVLERHIDVSGKDNNKVLKYGFLNSYFQTGLKNLLDLSIIDKTDELSVVDEQLRKLDSSYVKVDEIPFDFERKRMSVVVKDKTKIQVITKGAVEEMISVCSHIEIEDDVKELDQKTIDKVIKHVDKLNDQGMRVIAVARKDVDESQVGKFGVADESKMILIGYLAFLDPPKESTASAIENLHKLGVEVKILTGDNARVTKAICAQVGLDADKVILGKDIENLSTPDLEELVNKYNIFAKLSPDQKAQIITALRNKGHVVGYMGDGINDAPAMKAADVSISVDTAVDIAKESANIILLEKDLNVLATGIIEGRKTYANMNKYIKMTVASNFGNIISILIASIMLPFVPMLAVQILFLNLVYDISCGSIPWDNVDKDLLLKPRKWNPKSITRFMLWFGPVSSIVDVLGFILLRYVFIPQLYPSLNVDSAEFMTLFQTGWFIISMWTQSLIIHFIRTEKIPFIQSRPALPLLLFSILGSILITVSPFIPWLSGAIKVQQLNPWFYLMLLGLIVLYVTLTLIVKSLFIRKYKELL, from the coding sequence ATGGCAAAAAAAGTGAAGCAAAATAACACTAATGAAGCAGTAAAACAAAGAATTATTAATGCAGCCAATTCCTCTAGTATTTCGCTTTATAAAGAATATAATTCGTCTTCAAAAGGTTTGCAAAATGATGAAATTATTGCCGAAAACAAAGAGTTATATGGTTCAAATAAATTGGATAAAAAATCTGCAAATACGCTTTGACGCAAAATTGTTTCGTCATTCTTCAATCCTTTTTCAATAATTTTGATTGTTTTATCAATAATTTCAATGATTACTGACATTATTTTACCTTTGCGTGGCGGCAAAAATGCTGAGCCAGCAACAATGGTAATTATTTTGTCCATGGTCATTATTAGTGGTACATTACATTTAGTTGAAGAAGTAAGATCTTCATCTTCATCTGAAAAACTAATAAAAATGATTTCAACAACAGCAAGAGTAAAGAGGGGTGGAATATTTTACGAAATACCACTAGAAGAAATTGTAGTTGGTGATATTGTTACACTCGCTGCTGGAGATATTATTCCAGCTGATTTAAGAATATTAAGTGCCAAAGACCTTTTTGTTTCTCAGTCATCTTTAACTGGAGAAAGTCATTCAATTGAAAAATTGGCCAATCTTGTACCTAAATATGAATATGAAAATCTAGTTGATTATCATAATTTAGCATTCATGGGTTCAAATGTTATATCAGGATCTGCAACAGCAATTGTTGTTGCCACTGGTAATCAAACTTATATTGGCCAAGTTGTTCAAAAAATTAATGCCAAACCAATCAAAACTGATTTTGAAAAAGGTGTAAGTTCAATTTCAAAATTGCTTATCAGAATTATGATGATTATTGTGCCAATTGTCTTTTTAATAATAGGCATTAAAGGACAAATTTCAGGTAATAATAAATGACTTGAAGCATTTTTATTTGCAATTTCAGTGGTTGTAGGACTAACCCCTGAAATGCTGCCAATGATTATTACATCAACCCTTGCCAAGGGCGCAGTAATAATGTCAAAGAAAAAAACAATAATTAAATCGCTTAATTCAATTCAAAATTTTGGTGCTATGGATGTTTTTTGTACTGATAAAACAGGAACACTAACATTAGATGAAATTGTTTTAGAGCGCCACATTGATGTATCTGGAAAAGACAATAACAAAGTTTTAAAATACGGTTTTTTAAATTCTTATTTTCAAACTGGTTTAAAAAATCTTTTGGACTTGTCAATTATTGATAAAACTGATGAATTAAGTGTTGTTGATGAACAATTAAGAAAACTTGATTCAAGTTATGTAAAAGTTGACGAAATACCCTTTGATTTCGAAAGAAAACGGATGTCAGTTGTTGTAAAAGACAAAACAAAAATTCAAGTTATCACTAAAGGCGCTGTTGAAGAAATGATTTCTGTTTGTAGTCATATTGAAATCGAAGATGATGTTAAGGAACTTGATCAAAAAACTATTGATAAAGTTATAAAACACGTTGACAAACTTAATGACCAAGGCATGCGTGTAATTGCGGTTGCAAGAAAAGACGTTGATGAATCACAAGTTGGCAAATTTGGTGTTGCTGATGAATCAAAAATGATTTTAATTGGTTATCTTGCTTTTTTAGATCCGCCAAAAGAATCAACTGCTTCAGCAATTGAAAACTTGCATAAATTAGGTGTTGAGGTTAAGATACTAACTGGGGATAATGCTAGAGTAACAAAAGCAATTTGTGCTCAAGTTGGCCTAGATGCTGATAAAGTTATTCTTGGTAAAGATATTGAAAATTTATCAACACCTGATTTAGAAGAATTAGTAAATAAATACAATATTTTCGCAAAATTATCACCTGATCAAAAAGCACAAATTATTACTGCCCTACGTAATAAAGGTCATGTTGTTGGCTATATGGGTGATGGAATTAATGATGCTCCGGCAATGAAAGCTGCTGATGTGTCAATTTCCGTTGACACTGCAGTAGATATTGCAAAAGAAAGTGCGAATATCATACTGCTTGAAAAAGATTTAAATGTATTAGCCACCGGCATAATTGAAGGCCGTAAAACTTATGCTAATATGAATAAATATATTAAAATGACTGTTGCAAGTAATTTTGGTAACATAATTAGTATATTGATTGCTTCAATAATGCTTCCATTTGTTCCAATGCTAGCAGTTCAAATATTATTTTTAAATTTAGTTTACGATATTTCTTGCGGTTCAATTCCTTGAGATAATGTTGATAAAGATCTGCTTTTAAAACCTCGAAAATGAAATCCTAAGTCGATTACTCGATTTATGTTGTGATTTGGTCCAGTTTCGTCAATTGTTGATGTTTTAGGATTCATATTATTGCGCTATGTTTTTATTCCACAGTTGTATCCGAGTTTAAATGTTGATTCAGCCGAATTTATGACATTATTCCAAACTGGCTGATTTATAATTTCAATGTGAACACAAAGTTTAATAATTCATTTTATACGAACTGAGAAAATTCCATTTATTCAATCTCGACCAGCTCTTCCACTATTATTATTTTCAATATTGGGTTCAATATTAATTACAGTTAGCCCATTTATTCCTTGGCTAAGTGGCGCAATTAAAGTTCAACAATTAAATCCTTGGTTCTACTTAATGCTTTTGGGTTTAATAGTTTTATATGTAACTTTAACACTTATTGTTAAGTCGCTATTTATTCGCAAATATAAAGAACTTCTTTAA
- a CDS encoding SprT-like domain-containing protein, with protein MNSEFIKFYSHNSNEYRLLYKKRNSHACYRYVTCLHIVIYELNKVILVNYCTEKSIENLLQNIASAFKNQINIVRGIAPFLSLKTHKKMFILGTEFDVKILFLNKKSTKPLIDFENKKVTFFLPKSIENKLKTQNKQVIEIMANYLELIIKNKHESIEEKINRKIPYMIKSLNGAYGKYIRSLKNIETFANKDDFKNIIYYTKYLFFYPEAKIKHTIEHEFAHFITWEQNRIGGHGPVFRNTLTNLCSDFKEHEKIVKLYYGWFIEEY; from the coding sequence ATGAATAGTGAATTCATAAAGTTTTACTCTCATAACAGCAATGAATATAGATTGCTATATAAAAAACGCAATTCTCACGCATGCTACAGATATGTAACTTGTTTACATATTGTCATATATGAATTAAATAAAGTAATATTAGTAAATTACTGCACTGAAAAAAGTATTGAAAATTTATTACAAAATATTGCAAGTGCTTTTAAAAACCAAATTAATATTGTTAGAGGCATCGCGCCATTTTTAAGTTTAAAAACGCACAAAAAAATGTTTATTTTAGGCACAGAATTCGATGTGAAAATTTTGTTTTTAAATAAAAAGTCAACCAAACCACTGATTGATTTTGAGAATAAAAAAGTTACATTTTTTTTACCAAAATCAATTGAAAATAAATTGAAAACGCAAAATAAACAAGTTATTGAAATAATGGCCAACTACTTAGAGTTAATAATTAAAAACAAACATGAATCAATCGAAGAAAAAATAAATAGAAAAATACCGTATATGATAAAGTCCCTGAATGGTGCGTATGGGAAATATATACGTAGTTTAAAGAATATAGAAACATTCGCAAACAAAGATGATTTTAAAAATATTATTTACTACACAAAGTATTTATTTTTTTATCCTGAAGCTAAAATTAAACACACAATCGAGCATGAATTTGCGCATTTTATAACTTGAGAGCAAAATCGCATCGGCGGTCATGGCCCTGTATTTCGAAATACACTAACAAATTTATGTAGCGATTTTAAAGAACATGAAAAAATCGTGAAATTATATTATGGTTGATTTATTGAGGAATATTAA
- a CDS encoding nuclease-related domain-containing protein yields MNKILSDINNKTSNNWEIYPISKNMIFGITLGIILMVLVFTLIISLSIFFALRQRRKDTLGFKFEENVNRLLENYAANSKYKFIKGSKFSYGGEQQFEIDGLLYCDKFIIIVESKYFQGNIEGDSNNRFIYVVNDNKKAKFANPLHQNLRHIEHFNKMCGFKIPTFSLLFLPTQANYNLQGKQEWSIVVNTDNFETILNDVYNQLSSSPSINTDKIKNMLEIIRVNKVKSLKEIKKWERGLKQNE; encoded by the coding sequence ATGAATAAAATATTGAGTGATATTAATAATAAAACATCTAATAATTGAGAAATTTATCCTATCAGTAAAAATATGATTTTTGGAATTACTTTAGGGATAATCTTAATGGTATTGGTATTTACTTTAATAATATCATTATCAATATTTTTTGCTTTAAGACAAAGACGAAAAGATACTTTAGGATTTAAATTCGAAGAAAATGTAAATCGATTATTAGAAAATTATGCTGCAAATTCAAAATACAAATTTATAAAAGGTTCAAAATTTAGTTATGGAGGCGAACAACAGTTTGAAATAGATGGTTTGCTTTACTGTGACAAATTTATTATTATTGTTGAATCAAAATATTTCCAAGGCAATATTGAGGGAGATAGTAATAATCGTTTCATTTATGTTGTTAATGACAATAAAAAAGCAAAGTTCGCTAACCCTTTACATCAAAATTTACGCCACATTGAACATTTTAATAAAATGTGCGGCTTTAAAATTCCAACATTTTCGCTATTATTTTTACCAACACAGGCAAATTACAATTTACAAGGAAAACAAGAGTGGTCAATAGTAGTGAATACTGACAATTTTGAAACAATTTTAAATGACGTTTATAACCAATTGTCAAGTTCGCCTTCTATTAATACAGATAAAATTAAAAATATGCTCGAAATAATTAGAGTTAATAAAGTTAAATCCCTAAAAGAAATCAAAAAATGAGAACGAGGATTAAAACAAAATGAATAG
- a CDS encoding FMN-dependent NADH-azoreductase: MSIRIFSVIGSVNKDSLSEKLNNEVVKLLMKKFPNSTLNQLNTSNSEFQNTSLNANNFSEFFTETNSDHWIDILKETNVLVISSPMVNFNYSAGIKNFIDSVAVANKTFSYKYSKKNGSIGLLDNLKVIILGTQGAPEGWYPFGNFIENLRGIFDFFGANQIETLLVAGNKVEPNSSKTHEQIIDENQSKLIEIVNSINY, encoded by the coding sequence ATGTCAATCCGAATATTTTCAGTTATAGGAAGTGTTAACAAAGATTCATTGTCAGAAAAACTGAACAATGAAGTTGTTAAATTATTAATGAAAAAATTTCCTAATTCAACATTAAATCAATTGAACACGTCAAATTCAGAGTTTCAAAATACATCGTTAAATGCAAATAATTTTAGTGAATTTTTTACAGAAACCAACTCAGATCATTGAATAGATATTTTAAAGGAAACTAATGTTTTAGTTATCTCAAGCCCGATGGTCAACTTTAACTATTCTGCAGGTATCAAAAACTTTATAGATTCAGTTGCGGTTGCCAATAAAACATTTTCATATAAATATAGTAAAAAGAATGGGTCGATTGGTTTGCTAGATAATTTAAAAGTTATTATTTTAGGAACACAAGGCGCTCCAGAAGGCTGATATCCATTTGGGAATTTCATTGAAAATTTACGGGGAATTTTTGACTTTTTTGGTGCCAATCAAATTGAAACATTACTTGTAGCGGGTAATAAAGTTGAACCTAATTCTTCAAAAACTCATGAACAAATAATTGACGAAAATCAATCAAAACTAATTGAAATAGTAAATTCAATAAATTATTAA
- a CDS encoding DUF4190 domain-containing protein, which translates to MNFYFCESCNKKFTENIVNCPDCNAALKEKTSEQNIMSSNIQSEQKPVNNESNGLAIAGLVLSIIGFSVIGLILSCLGYSLSKKRNDNGKSLALAGIIISSISIAISVIVVFVWIGVTAAGIVLASTGKI; encoded by the coding sequence ATGAATTTTTATTTTTGTGAGTCATGCAACAAAAAATTTACTGAAAATATTGTAAATTGTCCTGATTGTAATGCGGCTTTAAAAGAAAAAACTAGTGAGCAAAACATTATGAGCAGTAATATCCAAAGCGAGCAGAAACCAGTAAATAACGAGTCTAATGGGCTAGCAATTGCCGGTTTAGTTTTATCAATCATTGGTTTTTCAGTGATTGGTCTTATTCTTTCATGTTTAGGATATTCTTTATCTAAAAAAAGAAATGATAATGGCAAGTCTCTTGCGCTTGCAGGTATTATTATTTCATCTATCAGTATTGCAATTAGTGTTATTGTAGTTTTTGTTTGAATTGGTGTTACGGCAGCGGGAATCGTTTTAGCATCAACAGGAAAAATATAA
- a CDS encoding MarR family winged helix-turn-helix transcriptional regulator yields the protein MSQNLESSIRESLQNLVTSFDKKINKIALENKITLSQFMVLEALYLQGDMCISQVRDLICSSVGTIPIIINNLEKANLIKRVCVPCDKRMSKLELTNEGREVISRLLPINKSIIKNSFKNLSEDEKKQLLYLLNKIEIN from the coding sequence ATGAGTCAAAATTTAGAATCAAGTATCCGTGAATCGTTGCAAAATTTAGTTACTTCGTTTGATAAAAAAATCAATAAGATTGCATTAGAAAACAAAATAACCTTAAGTCAATTTATGGTTCTTGAAGCATTATATTTGCAGGGAGATATGTGCATATCTCAAGTTAGAGATTTAATTTGTAGTAGTGTTGGTACAATACCTATAATAATTAATAATCTAGAGAAAGCTAATCTTATTAAAAGAGTTTGCGTTCCTTGTGACAAGCGAATGTCAAAATTAGAACTAACTAACGAGGGTCGAGAGGTTATTAGCAGATTGCTACCTATAAATAAGTCAATAATTAAAAACTCATTCAAAAATTTATCTGAAGATGAAAAAAAACAATTGTTATATCTATTGAACAAAATTGAAATTAATTAA
- a CDS encoding nitroreductase family protein, which produces MSIITSLSKRRSYYLINKKLETSKDIIVEKIKELTELVPDAFNMRSSRVVVAFDEKHEQIWDAIYDSYGGKVARDKIDSFKAGAGTILFYYDKNTIENMQNAFSLYADNFPIWANQTNGALQMSIWSMLRELNIGATLQHYNPVIDKKLQELLGLPENFVLVAQMPFGGIEKEVEPKQEEPIVNRVIVA; this is translated from the coding sequence ATGAGTATCATTACATCACTATCAAAAAGAAGATCATACTATTTAATAAATAAAAAACTTGAGACTTCAAAAGATATTATTGTTGAAAAAATCAAAGAATTAACTGAACTAGTTCCAGACGCATTTAATATGAGAAGCTCGCGCGTTGTAGTTGCTTTTGACGAAAAACATGAACAAATTTGAGATGCAATTTATGATTCATATGGTGGTAAGGTAGCCCGCGATAAAATTGATTCATTTAAGGCTGGAGCAGGAACAATTTTATTTTATTATGACAAAAATACTATCGAAAATATGCAAAACGCGTTTAGTTTATATGCAGATAACTTCCCAATTTGAGCAAATCAAACAAACGGCGCATTACAAATGTCTATTTGGTCAATGTTGAGAGAACTTAATATTGGAGCAACATTACAACACTACAACCCAGTTATTGATAAAAAGCTACAAGAATTATTGGGATTACCAGAAAATTTTGTTTTAGTTGCGCAAATGCCATTTGGTGGAATTGAAAAAGAAGTTGAACCAAAACAAGAAGAACCTATTGTTAATAGAGTTATTGTTGCTTAA